Proteins from a genomic interval of bacterium:
- a CDS encoding acetyl-CoA carboxylase carboxyltransferase subunit alpha, translated as MYLLDFERPIAEIEHKIDELHILASEERLDLKDEIKRLEAKVSKMRKEVFSNLTPWQRVQLARHPDRLYTMDYIKLMVNEFLELHGDGCFRDDPAIVAGIGKLDGKSVVIVGHEKGRTTKDKLYRNFGMAHPEGYRKALRVMKLGEKFGKPIVSLIDTPGAYPGIGAEERGQAQAIAQNIKAMSTIRVPIIVIITGEGGSGGALGIGVGDIVLMQEYAFYSVISPEGCASILWRDAKKAPEAAEALHITAQDLLELKVIDGIVKEPEGGVHRNPEQSAAILKQTILDNLNHLSSMPIEILVKNRIEKFKSMGVYST; from the coding sequence ATGTATTTACTTGACTTTGAGCGTCCTATAGCTGAAATTGAGCATAAGATTGATGAGTTGCATATACTTGCATCAGAGGAGCGACTTGACTTAAAGGATGAGATTAAGCGCCTTGAAGCAAAAGTCTCAAAAATGAGAAAAGAAGTGTTCTCAAACCTAACTCCCTGGCAGCGAGTTCAACTTGCACGCCACCCAGATAGGCTCTATACTATGGATTATATTAAACTAATGGTAAATGAGTTCTTAGAGTTGCATGGCGATGGCTGCTTTAGAGATGACCCTGCTATTGTTGCAGGAATAGGTAAGCTTGATGGCAAATCAGTTGTCATTGTGGGCCACGAAAAAGGGAGAACAACTAAAGATAAACTTTATCGTAACTTTGGAATGGCACACCCTGAAGGCTATAGAAAAGCACTGAGAGTTATGAAGTTAGGTGAAAAATTTGGCAAGCCAATTGTTAGCTTAATAGATACACCCGGTGCCTATCCGGGTATAGGGGCTGAAGAGCGCGGACAGGCTCAAGCTATAGCTCAAAATATAAAAGCGATGTCTACTATAAGGGTACCTATAATTGTAATAATAACAGGAGAAGGCGGCTCAGGTGGTGCACTTGGGATTGGGGTAGGTGACATAGTGTTAATGCAAGAGTATGCATTTTATTCTGTGATATCGCCTGAAGGCTGTGCCTCAATCTTATGGCGAGATGCAAAGAAGGCACCAGAAGCCGCAGAAGCACTACATATAACTGCACAAGACTTGTTAGAACTAAAAGTAATAGATGGAATTGTAAAGGAACCAGAAGGCGGTGTTCACAGAAATCCTGAGCAAAGCGCAGCTATATTGAAACAAACAATATTAGATAATCTTAACCACCTATCTTCTATGCCTATAGAGATACTTGTAAAAAATAGGATTGAAAAATTTAAGTCAATGGGTGTATACTCTACTTGA
- a CDS encoding PorV/PorQ family protein has protein sequence MRIFLIPVFLLLAISSFGSWRDKISDFCNQKEDKVGLSWLKISQGARGVAIGDGYLSVVSDPTAMWWNPTGIVRSDGLRVSFTHTQHFMEMRNEFFGVSNKRGYNAYGIAVSGLCVNEIELRSELQDSLGEFSAYDFMLIGSYARSFGKDFNMGWSLKGIYEQIYIYSALGWLIDLGASYNPYPGVWVAGTLSNLGPKIKFENKKFKTPFAWKLGVSYNWNKLLISIGTNKYKDTILRGGLGIEYKISPNFELRAGYSIRSEYKSESISAGFGVNWSGLSLDYAFKPYGLGLGVAHILTITK, from the coding sequence ATGAGAATTTTTTTGATTCCTGTATTTTTATTACTTGCTATTTCTAGTTTTGGTAGCTGGCGGGATAAGATATCAGACTTCTGTAACCAAAAAGAGGACAAGGTTGGTCTCTCCTGGCTTAAGATAAGTCAGGGTGCGCGTGGAGTAGCCATTGGTGACGGATACCTGAGTGTAGTCTCAGACCCGACTGCTATGTGGTGGAATCCAACAGGTATTGTTAGGAGTGATGGGTTGCGGGTTAGTTTTACACATACACAGCACTTTATGGAAATGAGGAATGAGTTTTTTGGGGTATCAAATAAAAGAGGCTACAATGCCTATGGGATAGCAGTTAGTGGGTTATGTGTTAATGAGATAGAGCTCAGGAGCGAATTGCAAGACTCTTTGGGTGAATTCAGTGCATATGATTTTATGTTAATTGGTTCTTATGCGAGAAGTTTTGGTAAAGATTTTAACATGGGTTGGTCATTAAAGGGAATTTATGAGCAGATATATATTTACTCAGCGTTAGGCTGGCTTATTGATTTAGGTGCATCTTATAATCCGTATCCGGGAGTATGGGTTGCAGGCACACTAAGTAATTTAGGACCAAAGATTAAGTTTGAGAATAAAAAGTTTAAGACTCCATTTGCGTGGAAATTAGGTGTAAGCTATAATTGGAATAAATTGTTAATATCAATTGGAACTAATAAATACAAAGATACTATACTAAGAGGAGGGCTTGGTATTGAGTACAAGATTAGTCCTAACTTTGAGTTAAGAGCCGGATATAGTATAAGATCCGAGTATAAGTCAGAGTCTATCTCAGCTGGATTTGGAGTCAACTGGAGCGGTCTCTCACTTGATTACGCATTTAAGCCGTATGGATTAGGACTTGGCGTAGCTCATATCTTAACAATAACTAAGTAG